In Halorientalis sp. LT38, a genomic segment contains:
- a CDS encoding molybdopterin-containing oxidoreductase family protein, which translates to MSLSRREFLAAAGTGTVGALVGDAWSATQTVEPVTDVDNPLRSYPNRDWEQVYHDIYQYDSVDWTVCHPNCTQSCALNFYMKNGVPIRAEQIYHEEEGSPGPGGPGGYENADVSRHWNPRGCMKGLTLHRRTFEPSRIKYPMVRKGWDPEDPNPEGRGEDEFERVSWDEAIDLIAEKMANLEDNKRFHVFNAIKSDGLITRHGSARRLASIFGGCEWTEYDWYADLPPGHVITTGYQTSDADASAWRKADFTIMQGKNLIHNKLADNHWLQETRERGGEMVGVYPDYSPTVQKCDRWLPIRPGSDPAFALGIANVIITEKLYDEEFMRQFTTLPLLIRQDDGKYLRAHEVFEDHAPPAETLDEQHETNDWGDFVALSQNGDLVPITREEVGEETPATPQLEVDTEITLAEGGAVPVHTDFVRQKENILANYDPETVEEITTIPADGIRQTARDLAAAEKAQWFTGEGINHWFHSNDSLQRTIFFVQSMLGNIGEPGAGYYNYSGQYKIELLDGYPSYVNPDGHAAHGMYPGYAFAFFGGEQLDPHQIRGDFDGDLDLVPQGDADEPVMPENADSYTMSRPAVLWTMNCNLLNQTKHQQHVVENFVKHPDTGNELFVVSDMHMTYSARHADIVLPVHSWLECEYPDITVGPENPFLHMDHGIMDPIYDTKQDGEIVALVAEKLDEKLPPEERNVDSYRSYFDKFLDDDEDVREYIQQTLDAGMTTRDIDVEDIEDGPERLQLKTYPRIPFWSQINEDRPFYTKTGRMEFHKEEDRFLELGRADLDHIESPEGTPYGRNEKWETAKDQENPIYHDQEYQFYYNTPHPKYRTHSSWGMTDWNLIWSARDFGSTSADPGGTERLVEDFSFPEGEGETNDTPPLGEAFVEIHPEDAADIDVETGDYVRISGLRGDLVVRAMVSERMRPRSAGDMGQLTIWHGWWPQHFPDDEANPDSEKGYNVTTNIWLDPAQETDDLVHKAVFGDPNISEHVEDDIVWKGAELEHGYEETVWAPTGTNRDDLVEVEKYEEADWRPGDARKDDLMQDYIGGSLQGGERR; encoded by the coding sequence ATGTCGCTCTCGCGGCGTGAGTTCCTCGCGGCGGCGGGGACCGGCACCGTGGGGGCGCTCGTGGGCGACGCCTGGTCGGCGACCCAGACCGTCGAACCGGTGACCGACGTGGACAACCCGCTCAGGTCCTACCCGAACCGTGACTGGGAGCAGGTGTACCACGACATCTACCAGTACGACAGCGTGGACTGGACGGTCTGTCACCCCAACTGCACGCAGTCGTGTGCGCTGAACTTCTACATGAAAAACGGGGTGCCGATCCGGGCCGAACAGATCTACCACGAGGAGGAGGGCAGCCCGGGTCCTGGTGGACCGGGCGGCTACGAGAACGCGGACGTGAGCCGCCACTGGAACCCCCGCGGCTGCATGAAGGGGCTGACCCTCCACCGGCGGACGTTCGAGCCGAGCCGGATCAAGTACCCGATGGTCCGGAAGGGCTGGGACCCCGAGGACCCGAATCCCGAGGGTCGCGGCGAGGACGAGTTCGAGCGCGTCTCCTGGGACGAGGCGATCGACCTGATCGCCGAGAAGATGGCGAACCTGGAGGACAACAAGCGCTTCCACGTCTTCAACGCGATCAAGTCCGACGGGCTGATCACCCGTCACGGGTCGGCGCGCCGGCTGGCCTCTATCTTCGGCGGCTGTGAGTGGACGGAGTACGACTGGTACGCCGACCTGCCGCCGGGCCACGTCATCACGACGGGCTACCAGACCAGCGACGCCGACGCGTCGGCCTGGCGGAAGGCCGACTTCACGATCATGCAGGGGAAGAACCTGATCCACAACAAACTCGCGGACAACCACTGGCTGCAGGAGACCCGCGAGCGCGGCGGCGAGATGGTGGGGGTCTACCCCGACTACTCGCCGACGGTCCAGAAGTGCGACCGCTGGCTCCCCATCCGGCCCGGGAGCGACCCCGCCTTCGCGCTGGGCATCGCGAACGTCATCATCACCGAAAAGCTGTACGACGAGGAGTTCATGCGGCAGTTCACGACGCTGCCGCTCCTGATCCGCCAGGACGACGGCAAGTACCTGCGCGCACACGAGGTGTTCGAAGACCACGCGCCGCCGGCCGAGACCCTCGACGAGCAACACGAGACCAACGACTGGGGTGACTTCGTCGCGCTCTCCCAGAACGGCGACCTCGTCCCGATCACGCGGGAGGAAGTCGGCGAGGAGACCCCGGCGACGCCACAGCTGGAGGTCGACACCGAGATCACCCTCGCCGAGGGCGGCGCGGTCCCGGTCCACACCGACTTCGTCCGACAGAAGGAGAACATCCTGGCGAACTACGATCCCGAGACGGTCGAGGAGATCACGACGATTCCCGCCGACGGCATCCGGCAGACCGCCCGGGACCTGGCGGCCGCGGAGAAAGCCCAGTGGTTCACCGGCGAGGGGATCAACCACTGGTTCCACAGCAACGACTCGCTCCAGCGGACGATCTTCTTCGTCCAGTCGATGCTGGGCAACATCGGCGAACCCGGCGCCGGCTACTACAACTACTCCGGCCAGTACAAGATCGAACTGCTGGACGGCTACCCGTCCTACGTCAACCCGGACGGGCACGCGGCCCACGGGATGTATCCGGGGTACGCCTTCGCCTTCTTCGGCGGCGAGCAACTGGATCCCCACCAGATTCGCGGGGACTTCGACGGCGACCTCGATCTCGTTCCGCAGGGCGACGCCGACGAGCCGGTGATGCCGGAGAACGCCGACTCCTACACCATGTCCCGGCCGGCGGTCCTGTGGACGATGAACTGCAACCTGCTGAACCAGACCAAACACCAGCAACACGTCGTCGAGAACTTCGTCAAACATCCGGACACGGGCAACGAACTGTTCGTCGTCTCGGACATGCACATGACGTACTCGGCCCGCCACGCCGACATCGTCCTCCCCGTCCACTCCTGGCTGGAGTGTGAGTACCCCGACATCACCGTCGGGCCGGAGAACCCCTTCCTGCACATGGACCACGGGATCATGGACCCCATCTACGACACCAAGCAGGACGGGGAGATCGTCGCGCTGGTCGCGGAGAAACTCGACGAGAAGCTCCCGCCAGAAGAGCGCAACGTCGACTCCTACCGGTCGTACTTCGACAAGTTCCTCGACGACGACGAGGACGTCCGCGAGTACATCCAGCAGACCCTCGACGCGGGCATGACCACCCGGGACATCGACGTCGAGGACATCGAGGACGGCCCGGAACGGCTCCAGCTGAAGACCTATCCCCGGATTCCCTTCTGGTCGCAGATCAACGAGGACCGGCCGTTCTACACCAAGACCGGCCGGATGGAGTTCCACAAGGAGGAGGACCGCTTCCTCGAACTCGGTCGGGCCGACCTGGACCACATCGAGAGCCCCGAAGGCACGCCCTACGGGCGAAACGAGAAGTGGGAGACGGCCAAGGATCAGGAGAATCCGATCTACCACGACCAGGAGTACCAGTTCTACTACAACACGCCCCATCCCAAGTACCGGACCCACTCCTCGTGGGGGATGACCGACTGGAACCTGATCTGGTCGGCCAGGGACTTCGGGTCGACCAGCGCCGATCCGGGCGGGACCGAACGCCTGGTCGAGGACTTCTCGTTTCCGGAGGGCGAGGGCGAGACCAACGACACGCCGCCGCTCGGCGAGGCGTTCGTCGAGATCCACCCCGAGGACGCCGCGGACATCGACGTGGAGACCGGCGACTACGTGCGCATCAGCGGGCTCCGGGGCGACCTGGTCGTCCGCGCGATGGTGAGCGAACGGATGCGCCCGCGGTCGGCGGGCGACATGGGTCAACTCACCATCTGGCACGGCTGGTGGCCCCAGCACTTCCCGGACGACGAGGCGAACCCCGACAGCGAGAAGGGGTACAACGTCACCACGAACATCTGGCTCGACCCGGCCCAGGAGACCGACGACCTCGTCCACAAGGCGGTGTTCGGCGACCCCAACATCTCCGAGCACGTCGAGGACGACATCGTCTGGAAGGGGGCCGAACTGGAACACGGCTACGAGGAGACCGTCTGGGCGCCGACCGGCACGAACCGCGACGACCTCGTCGAGGTCGAGAAGTACGAGGAGGCCGACTGGCGCCCGGGCGACGCGCGCAAAGACGATCTGATGCAGGACTACATCGGCGGCTCACTCCAAGGGGGTGAGCGCCGATGA